DNA sequence from the Halobacterium sp. DL1 genome:
GAGGAGGGCGTTGTAGACGCCGTTGACGCCGTGGAACGTCGCGGTCACGAGGAACAGCACCATCGTGAGGTAGTAGCCAACTTCCTCCATGCGCGCCTGACTGCCCAGGAACTCGATCTCGTAGGCGTGGTGGACGAAGTGTAGCAGGAAGAAGTGGAACGCGAGCACGACGACGAGGAACGCTGCCGTGACTCGCTGGAGCAGCCACGTCGTCGAGTTCGAGTCGAACGAGGAGTATCGCTTCGCCATCTCAGAACGCCCCCGAGACGAACGTCGGCACGCTCGCGACCACGATGATGCCGGTCAACACGAGCGACGCGTAGAAGCTCTTGTCCTGCGATTCCAGCCCGATTCCCAGGTCGACGAACAGCAGGCGGATGCCGTTGAGGATGTGGAAGACGGCGACCGCCAGCAGTCCGACCTCGAGGATGCGGACGAGCGCGAGGCTCTCCAGTCCGCCGAGCGTGCTGTTGTACGCCTCCGCGCCCTGAAGCGACGTGCTCAGGACGGGAATGTGCATGAACAGGTACCCGACGAGCACCCACCCCGTAAACTTGTGAAACACCCAGGCCCACATGCCGGCTTGGAAATCCCGCCACCGGCCGAAATCCTCGACGGGGCCTCGGTCGTACGACTCACTCATACATCGGATGATGTGAGCCCTCGGCACATAGAAGTTACTACACGCGCGTCGTCCGCTCCCCCGCAAACGACAGACGTCGGCAGTTCGCGCTGACCGCCGTTGCCCCGCTCGTGACGTTCACGACGGCCGTTCGGGCATCGTCCCGCTGCGCTCCCGGAGGTAGGCGCGCTGGGTCCGTTCGTCCAGTTCCACGAGGTGACAGATCGGGTTCCCCGGGTAGACCACTGGGTTCTCCAGCGCGCCGGCGAGAAGTCCAGTGAACGGCGCCGTGACGGTGACGACGTCCGTCTTGAACGGATTGGAGATGGTGCAGATGGTG
Encoded proteins:
- a CDS encoding succinate dehydrogenase, which translates into the protein MAKRYSSFDSNSTTWLLQRVTAAFLVVVLAFHFFLLHFVHHAYEIEFLGSQARMEEVGYYLTMVLFLVTATFHGVNGVYNALLNQGLDGTAKRAAQVVLGVASLLLIAQGIRVANALAGF
- a CDS encoding succinate dehydrogenase; protein product: MSESYDRGPVEDFGRWRDFQAGMWAWVFHKFTGWVLVGYLFMHIPVLSTSLQGAEAYNSTLGGLESLALVRILEVGLLAVAVFHILNGIRLLFVDLGIGLESQDKSFYASLVLTGIIVVASVPTFVSGAF